GGCATATATCCAACGCTATAAAGGTTTAGGAGAAATGAACCCTGAACAATTATGGGAAACAACAATGACTCCAGAAAATCGCCGATTAATCCGTGTGGAAATTAAAGATGATGGCACTGCAAGTGATGTGTTTTCTTTGTTTATGGGTGATGAGGTTGAGCCACGCCGTGAGTATATCCAAGCTCATGCAAAAGATGTTAAACATTTAGATGTTTAGGATATTTTAATGTATATTTTAGGTGGAATTATTGACTTTTTTACAAGTTTAAATGGAATCTTCTATACCCTTGCTTATTTAGTAGGTGGAATCCCTTTTGGGCTATTATATGGGAAGCTCTTAGGTGGTGTAGATATTAGAGAAGTAGGCAGTGGAAGTATAGGAGCTACAAATGTTTTGCGCGCATTAAAACAAAGCAATCCAAAGCTTGCTAAAAAAGTTGCAATTCTTACAATGCTAAGCGATGCATTAAAAGGTATGGTGGTTATTGCCATTGCAAAACTTGCAGGTTTAGACTATGAAGCACAATGGATGCTTGCATTTTTAGCTGTCCTTGGGCATTGCTTTAGCCCATTTCTAAAGTTTGAAGGGGGTAAAGGTGTGGCAACAACGGTTGGTGTGATTGCTGTATTTTTACCAATTGAAGCAATTTTAGGATTAATTGTTTGGTTTTTAGTAGGGAAGTTTTTAAAAATCTCTTCCCTTGCTTCTTTGTTGGGATTGCTTATTGGAATTAGTTCAAGCTTTATCATTCACCCAGAGGTTCCATATATTAGCACACATACGCCTTTGATTTTAATTTCTATAATTGTGATTTACAAGCATATTCCAAATATTGTGCGTTTAATTCAAAATAAAGAGCAAAAAATTATTTAATCCTATTAAAGCTTCTTTACTTTTGAGTAATTTTTGTCGCCCTTTCTTACTTCCTTGTTTCTTTTTGTGATAAAATCACATTCTAAATTTTCAAAAGGAGTTTCACACATGGATTTTTTAGTAAATCTTAGTGAAGGGTGGCAATTTACCATTCAACTAATTGTTGTTTTGATTTGTCTTTTTTATGGGGCGAAAAAGGGCGGAATTGCCTTAGGATTATTAGGTGGAATCGGACTTTTAGTCTTAGCATTTGGATTTAATGTTGCACCGGGTAAGCCGGCTGTTTCTGTTATGCTTACGATTTTGGCAGTAGTTGTTGCAAGTGCGACATTACAAGCAAGCGGTGGTTTAGATGTAATGCTACAAATTGCAGAAAAAATCTTGCGTAGAAACCCTAGATTTTTGACTATTTTAGCACCATTTGTTACTTGCTTTCTTACAATTTTATGTGGAACAGGGCATGTTGTTTATACAATGATGCCAATTATCTATGATATTGCAATTAAAAATGGAATTCGTCCAGAACGCCCAATGGCAGCTTCTTCTATTTCATCACAAATGGGGATTATCGCAAGCCCGGTGTCTGTTGCTGTGGTTTCACTCACCGCATTTTTGCTAAATGCGACAAGTCCATTAGCAGGATTTGATGGTTATGTGGATTTGCTTGCAATTACGATTCCATCTACATTATGTGGTGTTTTGATGGTTGGAATTTTTTCTTGGTTTAGGGGCAAAGATTTAGATAAAGATGAAGTTTTTCAAGAAAAATTAAAAGATCCAGAGTTTAAAAAATATGTCTATGGAGATGCAAAAACACTTTTAGGTGTTAAACTTCCTTTTAAAGATTGGCTTGCGATGTGGATTTTCTTAGGTGCAATTGCTATTGTTGCTATTCTTGGTGCTTTCCCAGAGCTTCGCCCAGCTTTTGAAGTAAAAGGCGCATTAAAGCCTATGAGTATGGTTGATACTATTCAAATGTTTATGCTTTTAGCGGGAGCGGCGTTGTTAATTTTTACAGATGTCGATGCAGGTAAAATTGGTAAAAATGAGATTTTCCGTTCTGGTATGATTGCGCTTGTTGCGGTGTTTGGAATCTCTTGGATGGCAGATACAATGTTTGCTGTGCATACGCCGATGATGAAAACAGCACTTGGTAGCGTGGTGCAAGAACATCCTTGGACTTATGCGATTATGCTTTTATTAATTTCTAAATTTGTTAATTCTCAAGCAGCAGCAATTGCAGCATTTGTGCCATTAGCATTAGGAATTGGTGTGCATCCAGCAATTATTGTAGCCTTTGCACCAGCTTGCTATGGATATTATATTTTACCAACCTATCCAAGTGACTTAGCAACAATTCAGTTTGACCGCTCAGGCACAACACATATTGGAAAATTTGTTATTAATCATAGCTTTATTTTGCCCGGATTAATTGGGGTTTTCTCATCTTGTGTGTTTGGTTATATCTTTGCAACATTTGCGGGGTATTTGTAAAATTAAAAGTTGGAATCTAATTTAAGATTCCAACTTTAAGCAGTTTCTTTTACTTCACATTATACACTTCCACATAAAATTACAAGGCAAAATGATGTGGATTAAAACAACTCTTTTTTCTCTTTTTGTTGCGCTTAGTTTTAGTGGTTGTTTTTATCAAAACTCTTGTGGAATTTCAAATTCTTATTGGGATGAGAAAAGTTATTATTATGATGCAGAGGGCAGATACCACGAAGTCTGCCCAGATAATATCATTTACAAAGATAAAGTTTTAAAAGAACAAGAGCAAGAAGAAGTTTGGTGATGCAGACTTTAGAGCAAGTAAGGATTGCACGCAATCGCGTATTGAGTTTCAAGCACATTTTGCCCTTACAAGAGAAGTTAGAATTACTAAATACTATTCCAAAGTCAGAATTATCAGATGTTAAGATTTTTTATAAAGATAGCATTTGTATTGAGATTCCACATATTAGCGTGCAATCTTTTAATTTAGTTTGTGAAGTGGCTAGAGCATTGATTCCTTGGCGCAAAGGTCCTTTTAAAATAAATGATTTAGAAATTCTTAGTGAGTGGGATAGTGCGATAAAGTATAATTTGCTAGAGTCTCACTTGGATTTAAAAGACAAAATTATCGGCGATATAGGCTGTAACAATGGTTATTATATGTTTAGAATGCTAGCGCAAAACCCTAAGCAAATTTTAGGTTTTGATCCTATGCCTTTATGTTTTTTGCAATACAAGTTTTTGCAGTTTTTTGCTAAGGAAGCGCGTTTAAACTTTGAGCTTTTAGGGATTGAAGAGTTAGGATTTTTTACAAATTCCTTTGATATAATGCTTTGTCTTGGTGTGTTATACCACAGAAAAAGCCCACTAGATTCCATAAAGTTGGTGTTTAATTCTCTTAAAAAAGGCGGTGAAGCGGTGTTTGATAGCTTAATTATTGATGGGGAAGGAGAAATTGCTCTTTGTCCAAAAGAGCGTTATGCAAAAATGCCAAATGTTTATTTTATTCCGACACTAAACACTTTTAGAAATTGGTTAGAATCTTGTGGATTTAAGGAAGTTCTGCATATTGCAACTCTAAAAACTGCTTTTGATGAGCAAAGGAAAACAGAATGGAGTAACGGAGAATCCCTAGAAGATTTTTTAGATTCCACAGGAGAGAGAACCATTGAAGGTTATCCTGCCCCTAAAAGAGCGTATTTAAAGGCTAAAAAAGTTTAGCTCTATTCTGCCATAAATTCTGTGCCAATCCCCGCACTTGTAAAAAGCTCTAAAAGCAAGGAATGTGGAATCCTACCATCAATAATATGCGCCTTTTCTACTCCATTTTTAACACAATCTAAGCACGCTTCAACCTTTGGAATCATACCACCATTAATTGTTCCATTTGCATAAAGTTCTTGTGTTTGGGAGATATTTAGCGATTCTATAATCTCCCCATTTTTATCTAGCACGCCCTTAGTGTCTGTTAGGAAAATCGCCCTTTTTGCGCCTGTTGCGATTGCAATGGCACTTGCAGCAGAGTCTGCATTTATGTTAAATCCGGGGTGTCCTGCCTCATCACCACAAGCAATAGGTGCGATAACAGGCACTAGATTTTGTTCTAAAAGATTATTGATAACTTTACCATTTGTTTGGATAATCTCACCAGTGTAGCCGTATTTGCCACTATCTTTTGGGATTGCTTGAAACAACGAAGCGTCTTTGCCGCTAATACCTAGGGCATTAACGCCGTGAAAGTTTAAAAAGGCTGTGATTTCTTTATTAATTTCGCCACTTAATACCATTTCAACGATTTTTAGCGCGTCAATACTTGTTACACGCAGTCCATTGACAAACTCACTTTGAATTTTTAACGCATCAAGGAGTTCATTAATGCGCTTGCCGCCGCCGTGAATGATGATTGGCTTAATCCCTAGCATATAAAGCATTACAATATCAATGGCAAATTGCTCCTTTAACTCAGGGTTAATTTGCGCCGCACCGCCGTATTTAATCACGATTTTAGAACCGCGAAAAAAACGGATATAGGGAAGAGAATCTAAAAGGATTGAAACGATTTTAGAATGGTTATGCATTTTACCTCTTTTGTGATAGAATGTAAAATTATAACTAAAAACAAGGCTCATCAATGCAAGAAAAAAATTTAAGAATCGTATTTTTAGATGCTTTAACGCTAGGACAAAACTCTTTAAAAGAGCAATTAATAGCAATTAATCCACATTTTAACTACAAAGAATATCCTATAACAATGCCAAATGAAGTGTTAGAACGATGTTTAGGAGCAGAGATTATTCTAACAAACAAAGTTGTATTAGATCGCACACTTTTAACAGCGTTAAAAGATACATTAAAACTTGTATGTATCACAGCAACAGGAATGAATAATATAGACTTAGAGGCTGCTAGTGAGTTTGGAATCGTAGTTAAAAATGTAGCAGGATATTCCACACAAAGCGTGGCGCAACACACGCTAATGCTAGTCTTAGCCTTAAGTGGCAAGTTATCTTTTTATGATTCTTATTGTAAAAGTGGAGAATATGCAAGAAATCCTTTATTTACAAATCTTGTGTATCCTTTGCGATTAATTGCAGGAAAAAAATGGGGAATCATCGGCTTAGGAAGTATAGGGGAGCGTGTAGCAGAGCTTGCAAGTGCATTTGGGGCAGAAGTTAGTTATTATTCTACAAGTGGTAAAAATAACAGCGCGAAATATCCTAAAAATAATTTGGAATCGCTTTTAAAGGAGTCGCAAATTATCTCTATCCACGCTCCACTAAATTCTAACACGCAAAATTTATTAAACGCTAGCAATTTAGGGCTTTTACAAAATAGTGCGATTTTGATTAATGTTGGTAGAGGTGGAATCGTAAATGAAGAAGATTTAGCAAAAGAGCTAAAAAAACGCGAAATTTACGCAGGCTTTGATGTATTCGCTAAAGAGCCTATGGAGCAAAATCACCCCTTGCTTGATAAAGAGTTTTCAAACAAACTTGTGCTAACACCGCATAATGCGTGGGGTTATGAAGAAAGTAAAGAGATTTTAATAGATGGAATTTTAAAAAATATTGTGGAGTTTATGCACTCTTAAAAAGTTGGAATCCTTTTTTAGATTCCACTTCATTAAATTTTTAACTTTTCATAAACAAACACAAAAACTTCTTAGAAATTTAAAAATTCTTCTAATTTTTCTCTAATTCGTTACTAAATGTAACTTTAAAAAATAAAATTTTTATAAATTTAAGATTTAATATAAATATTAATAAATCCCTATAATATGCAATTAATTTTTATATTTTTCTTTGTATTATAAAAATGATTTTTATTTCATTAAAAAAATAGTAACAATGTTACTTTTATTTTTAAATGATTTATTATATAATGCTTAATTTCCAATATTAAAATTAACATTAAAAAAAGGAGAAAATATGGAAAAATCATTAGACAATCATTCTAATATTCCTGCGGGGGGGGGGGCATTTAAGAGACATTTATTAGCCCCATTTACTAGCAAGGCAATTTATTATAGTGTTCTTGCAACTTCACTTTCTACTTTTATTTTTCACTCATCAGCTTATGCAAATGGATTTGGAATTAATGAAAAATTTAGTCTTGATAAAATTAATGCGTATCAGGATATAAGCAAGACTATGGTTAATGAAACTGGAAAACAAAATGCAGCGGATGCAACTAAAAAAGGGGAAGATGGCACCGATGGTGTTGGGCATATTAGCGAGGTTGAATTAATAAAATTGAGAAATAGACATTATATAAGTGGTTCTACAGACGATAAGACAAAAGACCCATATGTATATAAAGAAATTTATAAAGGTAATAAATTCTTAAAATATTTTACAGTAAAGCATAGACCTGAATTTGGGCAACAGCAGTATGATCATGTTTATGACGATGGAGTTATAAGGCTTGAAGGTGATACAGCAATTAAAAATGGTGGAAAATGGAATTCAAATTTTGATTATGCAGATAATGATCATGCGAGCTTAGA
The Helicobacter winghamensis ATCC BAA-430 DNA segment above includes these coding regions:
- a CDS encoding anaerobic C4-dicarboxylate transporter encodes the protein MDFLVNLSEGWQFTIQLIVVLICLFYGAKKGGIALGLLGGIGLLVLAFGFNVAPGKPAVSVMLTILAVVVASATLQASGGLDVMLQIAEKILRRNPRFLTILAPFVTCFLTILCGTGHVVYTMMPIIYDIAIKNGIRPERPMAASSISSQMGIIASPVSVAVVSLTAFLLNATSPLAGFDGYVDLLAITIPSTLCGVLMVGIFSWFRGKDLDKDEVFQEKLKDPEFKKYVYGDAKTLLGVKLPFKDWLAMWIFLGAIAIVAILGAFPELRPAFEVKGALKPMSMVDTIQMFMLLAGAALLIFTDVDAGKIGKNEIFRSGMIALVAVFGISWMADTMFAVHTPMMKTALGSVVQEHPWTYAIMLLLISKFVNSQAAAIAAFVPLALGIGVHPAIIVAFAPACYGYYILPTYPSDLATIQFDRSGTTHIGKFVINHSFILPGLIGVFSSCVFGYIFATFAGYL
- the argB gene encoding acetylglutamate kinase, with amino-acid sequence MHNHSKIVSILLDSLPYIRFFRGSKIVIKYGGAAQINPELKEQFAIDIVMLYMLGIKPIIIHGGGKRINELLDALKIQSEFVNGLRVTSIDALKIVEMVLSGEINKEITAFLNFHGVNALGISGKDASLFQAIPKDSGKYGYTGEIIQTNGKVINNLLEQNLVPVIAPIACGDEAGHPGFNINADSAASAIAIATGAKRAIFLTDTKGVLDKNGEIIESLNISQTQELYANGTINGGMIPKVEACLDCVKNGVEKAHIIDGRIPHSLLLELFTSAGIGTEFMAE
- the cmoB gene encoding tRNA 5-methoxyuridine(34)/uridine 5-oxyacetic acid(34) synthase CmoB; this encodes MQTLEQVRIARNRVLSFKHILPLQEKLELLNTIPKSELSDVKIFYKDSICIEIPHISVQSFNLVCEVARALIPWRKGPFKINDLEILSEWDSAIKYNLLESHLDLKDKIIGDIGCNNGYYMFRMLAQNPKQILGFDPMPLCFLQYKFLQFFAKEARLNFELLGIEELGFFTNSFDIMLCLGVLYHRKSPLDSIKLVFNSLKKGGEAVFDSLIIDGEGEIALCPKERYAKMPNVYFIPTLNTFRNWLESCGFKEVLHIATLKTAFDEQRKTEWSNGESLEDFLDSTGERTIEGYPAPKRAYLKAKKV
- the plsY gene encoding glycerol-3-phosphate 1-O-acyltransferase PlsY, whose amino-acid sequence is MYILGGIIDFFTSLNGIFYTLAYLVGGIPFGLLYGKLLGGVDIREVGSGSIGATNVLRALKQSNPKLAKKVAILTMLSDALKGMVVIAIAKLAGLDYEAQWMLAFLAVLGHCFSPFLKFEGGKGVATTVGVIAVFLPIEAILGLIVWFLVGKFLKISSLASLLGLLIGISSSFIIHPEVPYISTHTPLILISIIVIYKHIPNIVRLIQNKEQKII
- a CDS encoding D-2-hydroxyacid dehydrogenase, with the protein product MQEKNLRIVFLDALTLGQNSLKEQLIAINPHFNYKEYPITMPNEVLERCLGAEIILTNKVVLDRTLLTALKDTLKLVCITATGMNNIDLEAASEFGIVVKNVAGYSTQSVAQHTLMLVLALSGKLSFYDSYCKSGEYARNPLFTNLVYPLRLIAGKKWGIIGLGSIGERVAELASAFGAEVSYYSTSGKNNSAKYPKNNLESLLKESQIISIHAPLNSNTQNLLNASNLGLLQNSAILINVGRGGIVNEEDLAKELKKREIYAGFDVFAKEPMEQNHPLLDKEFSNKLVLTPHNAWGYEESKEILIDGILKNIVEFMHS